From Nitrospira sp., a single genomic window includes:
- a CDS encoding TonB-dependent receptor, with protein sequence MWSFRIVLVACVACWLGACLVFSAHAQQPAADDGRTVVGIVQNQDLRRVPQASIEVKDQEGTVIETAVANEAGEFTVELPAQGTYSVSAQLDTARSEYLILKSGAQPVGPVTLTLAKTNEISLEVVSPLAPIQYKASSETYALSRKEIESLPRGNNNDLQDVLLTIPSAVYGSLKQVHIRQDHANLQLRIDGVPIPDTVSSTFSDVISPRAWDRADVILGGMEAQYGNKAAAVLDITTKSGTKPAFGSVQMMGGSNETLNPSFEYGGTVGEKFRFYILNSHTATNRGIEPPTLGHSVFHGQSERNQTFIRGDYQHDNKNNFTWLFLNSVAKYQIPTTPGLELDPSGQMLPLLQAGRPGFTPVASQAINEFQKENNQYGHMVWRHDVNANNFFSLAGYMRHTRATFNTDPLNVLAYTADPTQPFSSADQDRNAYSTGLRFDYTYVHSKEHLIKAGFQLDRTQSVNKTRLFTFADDGTGNPTGDLLSLNADNRQIGYRQEFWIQDQWSPTDKWTFNLGLRADAVQYLRNEGQVSPRLGATYKYDQSNVFHAFYGRMFTPPNLEAISFAKLNTLGTRAQPEDVTNNTVRAERAHYFEVGSYHALTRYATLQFTGWYKLSNFLSDAGQFGTTPLLNYFAFERGWQRGIDGALKLQLTDNLTARGNVAWGQCKGYGLQSGHFLLEAKEIADINSQGGVFCDHMQTLTSSAVVTYKFLERTTVTGQMLFASGLRTAENDEAKTNSTHSPSYTIYNLSIAHVFPLPWDGQKFLLGFDIINLFDQKYFINQGEGSIGLGVAHAGMPRSFFFRGQWFF encoded by the coding sequence ATGTGGTCGTTTCGAATCGTGTTGGTGGCATGTGTGGCGTGCTGGCTGGGGGCGTGCCTCGTCTTTTCCGCCCATGCTCAGCAGCCGGCGGCAGACGACGGCCGGACTGTCGTCGGGATCGTGCAGAACCAGGACCTCCGGCGTGTGCCGCAGGCCTCTATCGAGGTCAAGGATCAGGAAGGCACCGTTATCGAAACGGCGGTGGCCAATGAGGCCGGAGAGTTCACGGTGGAACTGCCCGCTCAGGGCACCTATTCCGTGAGTGCACAGTTGGATACCGCTCGGAGTGAATATCTCATTCTGAAAAGCGGAGCCCAGCCTGTGGGGCCGGTGACACTCACGTTAGCCAAGACCAATGAAATTTCGCTGGAAGTCGTATCGCCGCTGGCGCCGATTCAGTACAAGGCTTCGAGCGAAACGTATGCGCTCAGTCGGAAAGAGATTGAATCTCTCCCGCGCGGCAACAACAACGATCTCCAGGACGTGTTGCTGACGATTCCCAGCGCCGTGTATGGGTCGCTGAAACAGGTACATATCCGGCAGGACCATGCGAATCTGCAGCTGCGTATCGATGGGGTCCCGATACCGGATACGGTCTCGTCCACCTTCTCGGATGTCATCAGCCCGCGGGCCTGGGATCGGGCCGACGTCATCCTGGGCGGGATGGAGGCGCAGTACGGCAACAAGGCGGCGGCGGTGTTGGATATCACGACGAAGAGCGGAACCAAGCCGGCCTTCGGGTCGGTGCAGATGATGGGAGGCTCGAATGAGACGCTCAATCCCTCATTCGAATATGGCGGCACGGTCGGCGAAAAATTCCGGTTCTATATTCTCAACAGCCATACGGCGACGAACCGGGGCATTGAGCCGCCGACGCTGGGCCATTCCGTGTTCCACGGCCAGAGCGAGCGAAATCAGACCTTCATCCGCGGCGATTATCAGCATGACAATAAGAACAACTTCACCTGGCTATTTTTGAATTCCGTCGCGAAGTACCAGATTCCGACGACGCCAGGCTTGGAACTGGATCCGAGCGGGCAGATGTTGCCGCTGCTGCAAGCGGGACGGCCAGGGTTTACGCCCGTGGCCTCGCAGGCCATCAATGAATTTCAGAAGGAGAACAACCAGTACGGCCACATGGTGTGGCGGCACGACGTGAACGCCAACAACTTCTTCAGCCTTGCGGGATACATGCGGCACACCCGGGCTACGTTCAATACTGATCCGTTGAATGTTTTGGCGTATACGGCGGACCCGACGCAGCCCTTCTCCTCCGCCGATCAGGATCGCAACGCCTATTCAACCGGTCTGCGATTTGATTACACCTATGTGCATAGCAAGGAGCACCTCATCAAGGCCGGGTTTCAGCTCGATCGCACGCAGTCGGTGAACAAGACCAGGCTCTTTACCTTTGCTGATGACGGGACGGGGAATCCGACCGGCGACCTGCTGAGTCTGAATGCCGACAACCGTCAGATCGGCTATCGGCAGGAGTTTTGGATTCAGGACCAGTGGAGTCCCACCGATAAATGGACCTTCAACCTCGGCCTGCGGGCAGACGCGGTGCAGTATCTGCGAAACGAGGGCCAAGTCAGTCCGCGGCTCGGCGCTACCTACAAGTACGACCAGTCGAACGTGTTCCACGCGTTTTACGGCCGCATGTTCACGCCGCCGAATTTAGAAGCGATCTCATTTGCGAAACTCAATACGCTTGGAACCAGGGCCCAACCGGAGGATGTGACGAACAACACGGTGCGGGCGGAGCGGGCGCATTATTTCGAAGTCGGCAGTTATCATGCGTTAACCCGCTACGCCACGTTGCAATTCACCGGCTGGTATAAACTCAGCAACTTCTTGTCGGATGCCGGGCAATTCGGCACAACGCCGCTCTTGAATTATTTCGCATTTGAGCGAGGCTGGCAGCGAGGAATCGACGGCGCGTTGAAGCTGCAACTCACCGACAACTTGACGGCGCGCGGCAACGTGGCCTGGGGGCAATGCAAGGGGTATGGATTGCAGTCGGGGCATTTCCTGCTGGAGGCCAAGGAAATTGCCGACATCAATTCCCAGGGTGGGGTGTTCTGCGATCACATGCAGACCCTGACGAGTTCGGCCGTGGTGACGTACAAATTCCTGGAGCGGACCACGGTGACCGGCCAGATGTTGTTCGCATCCGGGTTGCGGACCGCCGAAAATGATGAGGCGAAGACCAATTCCACGCACAGTCCCTCGTACACTATCTACAACCTGTCCATTGCCCATGTGTTTCCCTTGCCGTGGGACGGGCAGAAGTTTTTGTTGGGATTCGACATCATCAATCTGTTCGATCAGAAGTATTTCATCAACCAAGGCGAGGGAAGTATCGGTCTGGGGGTCGCCCATGCGGGGATGCCACGGTCGTTCTTTTTCCGCGGCCAATGGTTCTTTTGA
- a CDS encoding efflux transporter outer membrane subunit, with protein sequence MVSLCRPFVRIATSLLVICSLAACAFPAIDLAPPYQAPHYVVPVSWQGSSPFVEAKPSDEALRPDWWKEFRDPILDNLEDQAMVANPDLQAAAERFVQARDVMMKARAQYLPHIGVEIGASGNKQSVDALFRPPNISEFGTTVYGGGLASWEPDFWSALRNATRLETYRAQERAADFGLARLSLQAEVAANYFTLRGYDAQSAIYAQSIELYSQSLKLVNAQFAGAIASALDVARVESLLFSTETKYAQIQGQRQVTEQAIAILLNRAPGGFTIDAVDTIRVSQFRIPNSIPSILLERRPDIAAMERRMAEANRAIGMARAAFFPNVSFRLGGGFEDNGFNLLALANSFWSYGSSVSLPLFQAGYRRAQLQQSWSAYRETEDRYRSTVLNAFREVENGLSLTNRLTAAANRQDAAVGATQKAQDLTMELYQGGLASSLELIYAQVATLTARIDSVQVKAELLRSSVGLLRALGGGWNRDQLPTDDQIQPFGTFQYVDLDKPPPAGGIDVNAENNWAHNDLTTRPAPLRPRP encoded by the coding sequence ATGGTCAGCCTCTGCCGCCCGTTCGTTCGCATCGCCACCAGCCTGCTCGTCATCTGTTCGCTCGCCGCCTGCGCGTTCCCAGCCATCGACCTCGCGCCCCCCTACCAGGCCCCGCACTATGTCGTCCCCGTCTCTTGGCAGGGATCCAGTCCCTTCGTCGAAGCGAAGCCATCCGACGAAGCCCTGCGTCCCGACTGGTGGAAGGAGTTTCGTGATCCCATTCTTGACAACTTGGAAGATCAGGCCATGGTGGCCAACCCCGATCTGCAGGCCGCCGCCGAGCGGTTCGTCCAAGCTCGTGACGTCATGATGAAGGCCCGCGCGCAGTACCTGCCCCATATCGGAGTAGAGATCGGCGCGTCCGGCAATAAGCAGTCTGTCGATGCACTGTTCCGCCCGCCGAATATTTCGGAGTTCGGCACGACGGTCTACGGCGGGGGGCTGGCTTCCTGGGAACCGGATTTCTGGTCCGCACTGCGCAATGCCACACGCCTGGAGACCTACCGGGCACAGGAACGCGCCGCCGACTTTGGCCTGGCGCGCCTCAGCCTGCAGGCCGAGGTGGCGGCCAACTACTTCACGCTGCGAGGCTATGACGCCCAGAGCGCGATCTACGCCCAATCAATCGAACTGTACAGCCAGTCGCTGAAGCTCGTGAATGCCCAATTTGCCGGCGCCATCGCCTCGGCCCTGGATGTGGCTCGCGTCGAATCCCTGCTGTTCAGCACGGAAACCAAATATGCCCAAATCCAAGGGCAACGCCAGGTGACGGAACAGGCCATCGCGATTTTGTTGAACCGAGCACCTGGCGGTTTCACAATCGACGCGGTGGATACCATTCGGGTGAGCCAATTTAGAATCCCGAACAGCATTCCGTCCATACTGCTCGAACGTCGGCCGGACATTGCCGCCATGGAACGACGAATGGCGGAGGCCAACCGGGCAATCGGCATGGCGCGTGCCGCCTTTTTCCCCAATGTGTCGTTCCGGCTCGGCGGCGGGTTTGAGGACAACGGCTTCAATCTGCTCGCACTAGCAAATAGCTTCTGGTCCTACGGCTCCTCGGTCTCGCTTCCATTGTTTCAAGCCGGCTACCGGCGCGCGCAATTGCAACAGTCCTGGTCGGCTTATCGCGAGACGGAAGATCGGTATCGATCGACGGTCCTGAACGCGTTTCGCGAAGTGGAGAACGGGCTCAGCCTGACGAACCGGCTCACCGCCGCGGCCAACCGGCAGGACGCGGCAGTCGGAGCGACGCAGAAGGCACAGGATCTGACCATGGAGCTCTATCAAGGCGGTTTGGCCTCCAGCCTCGAACTCATTTATGCCCAGGTGGCCACGCTGACGGCGCGTATCGACTCCGTGCAGGTGAAGGCAGAGCTGCTGCGCTCATCCGTCGGGTTGCTGCGCGCACTGGGAGGCGGCTGGAACCGTGACCAATTGCCGACGGACGACCAGATCCAACCGTTTGGAACCTTTCAGTATGTCGATCTCGACAAGCCTCCGCCTGCCGGCGGCATCGATGTCAACGCGGAGAATAACTGGGCCCATAATGACTTGACCACAAGGCCGGCGCCCTTACGGCCACGACCATAA
- a CDS encoding energy transducer TonB has translation MTLSIVGFLCLSVSAHAASGDEATHEADHALDADIIELPEVHVHGLPLNKDQQVGPVPKSTPWPAIPSSLEGKPLDDWMKARLLVSKDAQVTVVVLEPAKHRELTIAGIIALNKWTFAPQLKGDDPVDGELTVRIHFRSQ, from the coding sequence ATGACACTATCGATTGTGGGTTTTCTCTGTCTGTCAGTTTCAGCTCATGCCGCATCCGGTGATGAGGCGACGCATGAGGCGGATCATGCGCTGGATGCGGATATCATCGAGCTGCCGGAAGTGCATGTGCATGGGCTGCCGCTGAACAAGGATCAGCAGGTGGGGCCGGTGCCGAAATCGACACCCTGGCCGGCTATTCCGTCGTCGCTGGAGGGGAAGCCGCTCGACGATTGGATGAAGGCGCGGCTGCTCGTGTCGAAAGATGCCCAGGTGACGGTGGTGGTACTCGAACCGGCCAAACATCGTGAGCTCACGATTGCCGGGATCATCGCGCTCAACAAATGGACCTTCGCCCCGCAGCTCAAGGGCGACGATCCCGTCGACGGCGAACTCACCGTGCGGATTCATTTCCGGTCGCAGTAG